A stretch of Carya illinoinensis cultivar Pawnee chromosome 14, C.illinoinensisPawnee_v1, whole genome shotgun sequence DNA encodes these proteins:
- the LOC122294457 gene encoding zinc finger CCCH domain-containing protein 22-like isoform X1, producing MDTSEATKVVFSRIQTLDPANASKIMGYLFLQDHGEKEMIRLAFGPDTNLHNLILKAKTHLGLPSNPNSSPSSPSPFNPISRSRNTSNSFDIPNPSSPSANPWHRTGFCTPLSYASVVKETSDIGPGSFLSSALPYSSTDLIDDYQLQDHLAFVNDSKIDDLLDRRLGVTGSPSAYAESLLHARSYLSSGVSSGSEDASSGLGWKPCLYFARGCCKNGSGCRFLHTDSLDATAIVGSPSKFNELEQEFLRSKAVHQQKRATASQFMAGASFPYNKCLSFLLQQQNDVQRSAAASAFMEDELHQFGRYRPEKNDFSSMGLGGMAHPGSRQIYLTFPADSAFREEDVSNYFNIYGPVQDVRIPYQQKRMFGFVTFVYAETVKIILAKGNPHFVCDSRVLVKPYKEKGKIPDKKQQQHLERGEYPLCSTPSGLDSRAPLDLHFEPGARTIYDTQEMLRRKLEEQAELQQAFELQGRRLMNLQLEDLKSHRYYTHQNLSVGSTIPSPTLSPNNQIPILPPDGIDQQVPTEKGDNPGVAASQTSSAAGADPESRQEVNLTCSSGNVDSMDEEDRSHPKESDLPESSLEQSSPLNMVSLNDVYSKCPGILLGMECG from the exons ATGGATACATCTGAAGCAACTAAGGTGGTTTTCTCAAGGATCCAAACTTTGGACCCAGCAAATGCCTCAAAAATCATGGGGTACCTTTTCTTGCAAGATCATGGTGAGAAGGAGATGATACGCTTAGCCTTTGGACCAGACACCAATCTTCATAATCTCATCCTCAAAGCCAAAACCCACTTGGGACTCCCCTCAAACCCTAACTCTTCACCCTCGTCTCCTTCGCCCTTCAACCCAATCTCAAGGTCAAGAAACACATCGAATAGCTTTGACATCCCAAACCCATCTTCCCCTTCCGCAAACCCTTGGCATCGCACTGGATTTTGCACTCCTCTCTCTTACGCCAGTGTTGTCAAAGAAACCAGTGATATTGGTCCCGGCTCATTTTTATCTTCTGCATTGCCGTATAGTTCTACTGACCTCATTGATGACTACCAGCTTCAAGACCATCTTGCTTTCGTCAACGATTCCAAGATCGATGATTTGCTCGATCGGCGGCTAGGGGTAACCGGGAGTCCGAGCGCTTATGCTGAATCCTTGTTGCACGCGCGAAGCTACTTGTCTTCAGGCGTGTCTTCTGGGTCCGAAGATGCAAGCTCTGGGCTTGGATGGAAGCCATGCTTGTATTTCGCCAGAGGGTGTTGTAAAAATGGCAGCGGTTGCCGGTTTCTCCATACTGATTCCTTGGATGCTACTGCTATTGTTGGTTCTCCGAGCAAATTCAATGAGTTAGAACAAGAGTTCCTCAGATCAAAAGCCGTTCACCAACAAAAGCGGGCCACGGCTTCACAGTTCATGGCTGGAGCTTCTTTCCCATACAATAAGTGCCTGAGTTTTCTACTGCAGCAACAAAATGATGTCCAGAG ATCGGCCGCAGCATCAGCATTTATGGAGGATGAGCTTCACCAGTTTGGGCGCTACCGGCCTGAAAAGAATGATTTTTCGTCCATGGGACTGGGAGGAATGGCGCATCCTGGCTCGAGACAGATTTACTTGACATTCCCAGCTGATAGTGCTTTCAGAGAGGAAGATGTTTCCAACTACTTCAA CATTTATGGACCTGTGCAAGATGTGAGGATTCCATACCAACAGAAGCGAATGTTTGGATTTGTTACATTTGTCTATGCGGAGACGGTGAAGATCATTTTGGCGAAAGGGAATCCTCATTTTGTTTGTGATTCCCGTGTGCTTGTTAAGCCTTATAAGGAGAAGGGAAAGATACCGGACAA GAAGCAGCAGCAACATTTAGAGAGGGGAGAGTATCCATTGTGCTCAACTCCATCAGGGCTTGATTCTAGAGCGCCTCTTGATCTTCACTTTG AACCAGGAGCAAGAACGATTTATGATACCCAAGAGATGTTGAGAAGGAAGCTTGAGGAACAGGCTGAGTTGCAGCAAGCCTTTGAACTACAAGGAAGAAGACTCATGAATCTGCAACTTGAAGACTTGAAGAGTCATCGCTATTATACTCATCAAAATTTATCTGTTGGGTCCACTATTCCCTCACCAACTCTCAGTCCCAACAATCAAATCCCCATTCTTCCACCTGATGGCATTGATCAACAAGTCCCTACAG AGAAAGGTGACAACCCGGGTGTAGCCGCTTCCCAAACCAGTTCTGCCGCGGGTGCTGATCCAGAGTCGCGACAGGAAGTGAATCTGACATGCAGTAGTGGTAATGTTGATAGCATGGACGAGGAGGATAGATCACATCCTAAAGAAAGCGACCTTCCTGAAAG CAGCTTAGAGCAATCTTCCCCACTGAACATGGTTTCTCTGAATGATGTTTATTCCAAATGTCCAG GTATCCTTCTGGGCATGGAATGTGGTTGA
- the LOC122294457 gene encoding zinc finger CCCH domain-containing protein 22-like isoform X2, with the protein MDTSEATKVVFSRIQTLDPANASKIMGYLFLQDHGEKEMIRLAFGPDTNLHNLILKAKTHLGLPSNPNSSPSSPSPFNPISRSRNTSNSFDIPNPSSPSANPWHRTGFCTPLSYASVVKETSDIGPGSFLSSALPYSSTDLIDDYQLQDHLAFVNDSKIDDLLDRRLGVTGSPSAYAESLLHARSYLSSGVSSGSEDASSGLGWKPCLYFARGCCKNGSGCRFLHTDSLDATAIVGSPSKFNELEQEFLRSKAVHQQKRATASQFMAGASFPYNKCLSFLLQQQNDVQRSAAASAFMEDELHQFGRYRPEKNDFSSMGLGGMAHPGSRQIYLTFPADSAFREEDVSNYFNIYGPVQDVRIPYQQKRMFGFVTFVYAETVKIILAKGNPHFVCDSRVLVKPYKEKGKIPDKKQQQHLERGEYPLCSTPSGLDSRAPLDLHFEPGARTIYDTQEMLRRKLEEQAELQQAFELQGRRLMNLQLEDLKSHRYYTHQNLSVGSTIPSPTLSPNNQIPILPPDGIDQQVPTEKGDNPGVAASQTSSAAGADPESRQEVNLTCSSGNVDSMDEEDRSHPKESDLPESLEQSSPLNMVSLNDVYSKCPGILLGMECG; encoded by the exons ATGGATACATCTGAAGCAACTAAGGTGGTTTTCTCAAGGATCCAAACTTTGGACCCAGCAAATGCCTCAAAAATCATGGGGTACCTTTTCTTGCAAGATCATGGTGAGAAGGAGATGATACGCTTAGCCTTTGGACCAGACACCAATCTTCATAATCTCATCCTCAAAGCCAAAACCCACTTGGGACTCCCCTCAAACCCTAACTCTTCACCCTCGTCTCCTTCGCCCTTCAACCCAATCTCAAGGTCAAGAAACACATCGAATAGCTTTGACATCCCAAACCCATCTTCCCCTTCCGCAAACCCTTGGCATCGCACTGGATTTTGCACTCCTCTCTCTTACGCCAGTGTTGTCAAAGAAACCAGTGATATTGGTCCCGGCTCATTTTTATCTTCTGCATTGCCGTATAGTTCTACTGACCTCATTGATGACTACCAGCTTCAAGACCATCTTGCTTTCGTCAACGATTCCAAGATCGATGATTTGCTCGATCGGCGGCTAGGGGTAACCGGGAGTCCGAGCGCTTATGCTGAATCCTTGTTGCACGCGCGAAGCTACTTGTCTTCAGGCGTGTCTTCTGGGTCCGAAGATGCAAGCTCTGGGCTTGGATGGAAGCCATGCTTGTATTTCGCCAGAGGGTGTTGTAAAAATGGCAGCGGTTGCCGGTTTCTCCATACTGATTCCTTGGATGCTACTGCTATTGTTGGTTCTCCGAGCAAATTCAATGAGTTAGAACAAGAGTTCCTCAGATCAAAAGCCGTTCACCAACAAAAGCGGGCCACGGCTTCACAGTTCATGGCTGGAGCTTCTTTCCCATACAATAAGTGCCTGAGTTTTCTACTGCAGCAACAAAATGATGTCCAGAG ATCGGCCGCAGCATCAGCATTTATGGAGGATGAGCTTCACCAGTTTGGGCGCTACCGGCCTGAAAAGAATGATTTTTCGTCCATGGGACTGGGAGGAATGGCGCATCCTGGCTCGAGACAGATTTACTTGACATTCCCAGCTGATAGTGCTTTCAGAGAGGAAGATGTTTCCAACTACTTCAA CATTTATGGACCTGTGCAAGATGTGAGGATTCCATACCAACAGAAGCGAATGTTTGGATTTGTTACATTTGTCTATGCGGAGACGGTGAAGATCATTTTGGCGAAAGGGAATCCTCATTTTGTTTGTGATTCCCGTGTGCTTGTTAAGCCTTATAAGGAGAAGGGAAAGATACCGGACAA GAAGCAGCAGCAACATTTAGAGAGGGGAGAGTATCCATTGTGCTCAACTCCATCAGGGCTTGATTCTAGAGCGCCTCTTGATCTTCACTTTG AACCAGGAGCAAGAACGATTTATGATACCCAAGAGATGTTGAGAAGGAAGCTTGAGGAACAGGCTGAGTTGCAGCAAGCCTTTGAACTACAAGGAAGAAGACTCATGAATCTGCAACTTGAAGACTTGAAGAGTCATCGCTATTATACTCATCAAAATTTATCTGTTGGGTCCACTATTCCCTCACCAACTCTCAGTCCCAACAATCAAATCCCCATTCTTCCACCTGATGGCATTGATCAACAAGTCCCTACAG AGAAAGGTGACAACCCGGGTGTAGCCGCTTCCCAAACCAGTTCTGCCGCGGGTGCTGATCCAGAGTCGCGACAGGAAGTGAATCTGACATGCAGTAGTGGTAATGTTGATAGCATGGACGAGGAGGATAGATCACATCCTAAAGAAAGCGACCTTCCTGAAAG CTTAGAGCAATCTTCCCCACTGAACATGGTTTCTCTGAATGATGTTTATTCCAAATGTCCAG GTATCCTTCTGGGCATGGAATGTGGTTGA